AATCTCAAAGGAAAACCTCGACGAACTTGAAAAGATATTTGAAGTTACGGGCGGCTTGGATTGGTTTGATAAAATTGAGGACGTATCGGCACAAAAAGCCAAAGAACTGGGCATGGAAAAGGGTGATGCTACCGATAAAAAATCGGCTTACTTTACCCATGTTTATAGGTATAACAATGCTGAAAAGCATCGCCGTAAGTAGTTTCAAAAAAGGATAAATTCAATGAAACAGGAAGGTAAAAAACGTATATGGAGCGATTACCAAAAGGAAATTGCTGATGATAAATTTTACTTTGTCAGGAGTTGTATAAGGCAAACCTTCTTCCCGGGTAGCGATACCACCTTTATCAGAATTTTAAGGGATGTGCTTGGTAAAGACATTTATGAGAATCCTGACCATACCACCTGTACCGGCATTGGTTACCATACCGAGGTAGTACCATTTCCAACCATTCAAACTGTTGTTGCCCGTAATTTTGCTCTGATGCGTGAAAAGGGTTACGTTAACTATACCCCATCGTGCGTAACCTCCTTTGGTATTTACACCGAGATACTTGAAACATGGCATCACTTTCCACAGGAAAAGGAAAAAACCCGAGAGTATTTAAGAAAAGCAACAGGAAGGGAATTTGAAGAGCCTGACAATTTAGCTCATACAAGTGATGTGCTGTATAAATTCCGTAACGAGATTGCTGCAAAGGCTAAGTATAGGTTAATTAACAAGCACACTGGAAAACCGCTAAAAGTTGTTGACCACATCGGCTGTCACTATGCAAAAATGTTTCCAAGCAAGGGGGTTGGTGGTGCTGAATACCCACAGGTACTTGCCGGACTAGTCGAAGCCTTTGGTGGTGAGGTAATTGACTACCCGGAACGTAGGCACTGCTGTGGTTTTGGCTTTAGGCAATACTTTGTGCAGGCTAATCGAGGTTATTCCATATCGGCATCGAAAAAGAAATTTGAGTCCATGGAACCCTTTCAGCCCGATTTTATTATAACTAATTGCCCTGGCTGCAACTACTTTATGGATAGGTGGCAGTACGCCCTTGGCGAAATGGAAGGAAAAACCTATGGGCAAAACGGCGAAGGTATTCCAGTACTCACCTATGAAGAGGTAGCCGGTTTAGTGCTTGGCTTCGACCCCTGGGAAATGGGCATGCAAATGCACCAGACCGATGTAGAACCCTTGTTAAAGAAAATGGGTGTTGAGTACGATCCCAACCAAAAGTATAAGGGGCCCAACAGCGAAGATCTTGGCGTACCAATGAGTCCCCGTTTTGTGAATGAAAAGGCATAATTAAAATATGAAAATATAAATACTCCCATGAAAAAAGTAGCAGTAATAGGAGGTGGTGTTACAGGGCTTGAAGCAGCAAACCAGCTTGCTCAAATGGGTTATTCTGTAACAGTTTTTGAGAAAAAAAACGCTCCTGGAGGCCAAGTATCAAAGTGGGACAGACTTTTCCCAAACCGTAGGCACTCTTTTGATGTGGTGAACGAACTAAAATCGCATCTTAATGGAAACCCGGCCATCTATCTATCAACCGCAATAAATAAAATTACCAAAAAAGATGAGCGCTTTCAGCTTGAAGCTTATAACCAGATTTTTGAAGCCGATGCTGTACTCATAGCAACAGGATTCGAACTATTCCCTGCTGAGCGCAAGGAGGAATACGGCTACAGAATTTACGACAACGTGATAACCTCGGCAGAGCTGGAAGGTATGTTCAGGGAGCATGGGCATCCTATTATGCGAAATGGAAATGCTCCTAAAAGAATTGCTTTCATCCACTGCGTGGGTAGTCGCGACGAAAAAGTGAAACGCCCTTACTGCTCAAAGGTTTGTTGCGTTACTGCTGTAAAGCAGGCAATTGAGGTGAAAGAGGCCATTCCCGAAGCGGAAATATTTTGCCTTTACATGGATTTGCGGATGTTTGGCCCGGGTTACGAGGATTTATACAAGGAAGCGCAACAGATAGGCATAAACTTTATCCGGGGACGCTTATCGGAGGCTAGTGAGCTCGATGGGGGTAGAGTCCTCATAAAAACAGAGGATACGCTCTCCTCTAAACCCCTAAAAATGTCGGTCGACATGGTAGTGCTAATGGTAGGGATGTCGCCAGCTGAGGGAACTGATGAACTAATTGCAGCCCTGGGACTTCAAACCAACAAGGACGGATTTGTTGAAATAACTGACTATCACCTAAACCCTGTTAAAACCAAGGTGAGCGGCGTTTTTACAGCAGGTGCTTGCACGGGGCCAAACAATATAACCGATTCCGTTAATGCTGCCCGTTCGGCTGCCATCGAAATTCATAATTACCTAAACAGCAAGTAGTATGATTGATTTTGGTTTTGCCCCAATGCCAATCAGTATCCACAACCTTGATACTGCAAATTTATCGTTGGCACAATGGATAAACCAACACGATGAAACCTTTAACCACTGCATTGCCTGCGGGAGTTGTACTGCAACCTGTACCGCCGGACAATTTACAACCTTCAGCTTTCGGGAATTATGCCATGCCATTCGGAGAGGCGAGGTAAAGAACGCTATTGATGAATCGGAAAAGTGCATGCTTTGTGGCAAATGCACACTGGTTTGCCCGCGAAATGTAAACACCCGAAACATCATCATGCTAATTCGTAAAGCTAACCTAACATTCAGGCCATGAGGTACCATCCGTTCACATTACCCTTTTCAATTGGGCTTGGTTTTATAGTTCTCTACATCGTAGTGATGTGGACTATTTGGATCATAAGGCTTAGCCGGCGTGAGCAAAAAATAGTTTGGAAACGGTTATTCTCCCTCCGAACAGTCTCTGCCATTTGGGAATCGATACGCGAGGGGTTACTCCATCGGAATATATTCAAGCGCAATATACTTTTGGGTTACATGCACATGAACTTAGCTTTTGGCTGGTTTATGCTTATTGTGCTCGGAAACCTTGAGGCTCGTTTGTACCCCCATGGAGTAATAAATCCGCCTTACTACCCTATCTTTTTTGAGTTTTTCAGGCACGACCTAACCCCACTCCATGAGTATGAAGAGATTTTCACTTTTCTGATGGACTTCTTCCTGCTTATGGTGATATCGGGGGTTAGCTTAGCCTTTTTTAAAAGGTTCCGCAGCCGCACCCTAGGCATGAAACGCACAACAAGGCATATTTTAATCGATAGGATTGCAATTACGGCTCTTTGGTTCATCTTTCCGCTAAGGCTATTTGCTGAAAGCGTAACTGCTGGACTTTATAATACCGGACACTTTTTTACCAACTTTCTTGGTCAGTGGGTCATATACAATCTTCCGCTCGATTACCTGTACTACCCTGCATGGTGGGCATACTCAATAGCTTTAGGTGTTTTCTTTATTACTATGCCCTTTTCACGGTACATGCACATTCCCGCTGAAATCCTACTCATTTTCCTTAGAAAATATGGCGTTAAGGAAAAGGATACCCACTCAACCTTCACCAAGTTAGAATTGAGTGCATGTTCGCGCTGCGGAATTTGCATTGATGCGTGTCAGCTTAGCACCTCGTTGAATATCTCCGATACTCAACCAGCATATTTCATTCGCGATTTGCGTTACAGCCAACCAAGCGAAAGGCTCAGGGAAACTTGCATGATG
This window of the Tenuifilum sp. 4138str genome carries:
- a CDS encoding heterodisulfide reductase-related iron-sulfur binding cluster: MKQEGKKRIWSDYQKEIADDKFYFVRSCIRQTFFPGSDTTFIRILRDVLGKDIYENPDHTTCTGIGYHTEVVPFPTIQTVVARNFALMREKGYVNYTPSCVTSFGIYTEILETWHHFPQEKEKTREYLRKATGREFEEPDNLAHTSDVLYKFRNEIAAKAKYRLINKHTGKPLKVVDHIGCHYAKMFPSKGVGGAEYPQVLAGLVEAFGGEVIDYPERRHCCGFGFRQYFVQANRGYSISASKKKFESMEPFQPDFIITNCPGCNYFMDRWQYALGEMEGKTYGQNGEGIPVLTYEEVAGLVLGFDPWEMGMQMHQTDVEPLLKKMGVEYDPNQKYKGPNSEDLGVPMSPRFVNEKA
- a CDS encoding FAD-dependent oxidoreductase; the protein is MKKVAVIGGGVTGLEAANQLAQMGYSVTVFEKKNAPGGQVSKWDRLFPNRRHSFDVVNELKSHLNGNPAIYLSTAINKITKKDERFQLEAYNQIFEADAVLIATGFELFPAERKEEYGYRIYDNVITSAELEGMFREHGHPIMRNGNAPKRIAFIHCVGSRDEKVKRPYCSKVCCVTAVKQAIEVKEAIPEAEIFCLYMDLRMFGPGYEDLYKEAQQIGINFIRGRLSEASELDGGRVLIKTEDTLSSKPLKMSVDMVVLMVGMSPAEGTDELIAALGLQTNKDGFVEITDYHLNPVKTKVSGVFTAGACTGPNNITDSVNAARSAAIEIHNYLNSK
- a CDS encoding 4Fe-4S dicluster domain-containing protein, with translation MIDFGFAPMPISIHNLDTANLSLAQWINQHDETFNHCIACGSCTATCTAGQFTTFSFRELCHAIRRGEVKNAIDESEKCMLCGKCTLVCPRNVNTRNIIMLIRKANLTFRP
- a CDS encoding (Fe-S)-binding protein — translated: MRYHPFTLPFSIGLGFIVLYIVVMWTIWIIRLSRREQKIVWKRLFSLRTVSAIWESIREGLLHRNIFKRNILLGYMHMNLAFGWFMLIVLGNLEARLYPHGVINPPYYPIFFEFFRHDLTPLHEYEEIFTFLMDFFLLMVISGVSLAFFKRFRSRTLGMKRTTRHILIDRIAITALWFIFPLRLFAESVTAGLYNTGHFFTNFLGQWVIYNLPLDYLYYPAWWAYSIALGVFFITMPFSRYMHIPAEILLIFLRKYGVKEKDTHSTFTKLELSACSRCGICIDACQLSTSLNISDTQPAYFIRDLRYSQPSERLRETCMMCMRCLEACPVGIEITRIRENERKEYPLFTSSSYSYINGYKYPKAKVAFFAGCMGHLTPSVIKSTLALFDAAGVDYTFIDKNGSICCGRPLQMNGQADAAKQLIAKNNHLIVESGAEVLVTSCPICAREFASSYHLTIPVLHHSQYLLQLTKQNRLRFNQSGLKVTYHDPCELSRGLNITREPRELLQNAAILSNGSKEIESKSLCCGGSLGITNISMTDRYKIANNTLDEIVTESSSYLVTACPMCRKTFTNAQEKIKVLDIAEILEKNLNFAPEKASDKVQTQAKHQAVTT